A single Brassica rapa cultivar Chiifu-401-42 chromosome A04, CAAS_Brap_v3.01, whole genome shotgun sequence DNA region contains:
- the LOC103864632 gene encoding ankyrin repeat-containing protein At5g02620-like: MQPIFKAIIQNDIPAFLGLVEEKESWLEERNVDQDNSTVLHMAAKHGHGELVSKIIELKPSLISSRNAHGNTPLHLAALLGEVNTVRTLLEFGSETCSARNNSCQTPLHFVCRSISTESARLFAEKTHSVSLDELKFSISSGSTFVTRIVLERFPYLARELAWVVEDSLTTLLHHACDRRNLELISILLGLDQGLEKAHNTNGLSPLHLAVLRGPVVVLEEFLEKAPLSFSSLTRSKETVFHLAARNKNVDAFIFMAERLSINNQKLMRQVDVNGNTVLHIAVSMSCGAPLLRYIVGKKIIDINCKNNMGFTAFDLLLQEAEDFELLSTLLRLDTKLDSDQSIEEQGEHSNPYNKGSQEGVKSLDIPGSLKENEVIRLLRLIETNTSKIAHIKRNKKGAVERDRRSLEREMHIEALQNARNTIAIVAVLIASVSYAGGINPPGGVYDDGPWRGKSIVGNTTPFKVFAICNNIALFTSLCIVILLVSIIPYKRKPLKRLLVITHRMMWVSVGFMATAYVAASWVTIPLLRGTRWLFPAIVSIAGGSLMVLFSYLGVETISHWFKKMNRVGDIPVYFMQKWRVRDIPPISRRTRVTSPDHSKASSFARTNSDLAASENSGYFTY; encoded by the exons ATGCAGCCCATCTTCAAAGCGATCATTCAGAACGACATTCCAGCTTTTCTGGGGttggtggaagagaaagaatCGTGGCTGGAAGAGAGAAACGTGGACCAAGACAACAGCACGGTGTTGCACATGGCTGCGAAGCATGGGCATGGAGAACTTGTCTCCAAGATTATTGAGCTCAAACCTTCCCTCATCTCTTCCCGCAACGCACACGGAAACACACCGTTGCATCTCGCTGCTCTCCTCGGAGAAGTGAACACAGTTAGGACGTTGTTAGAGTTTGGATCGGAAACGTGTTCCGCACGGAACAACAGCTGCCAAACACCCCTCCATTTTGTTTGCCGCAGCATTTCCACGGAGTCTGCCAGATTATTTGCGGAAAAGACACATTCTGTCAGCCTCGATGAACTCAAATTTTCCATATCAAGTGGATCAACAT TTGTTACAAGGATAGTGCTGGAGAGATTCCCATACCTAGCTAGGGAATTAGCGTGGGTTGTGGAAGACTCGCTAACGACGCTATTGCATCACGCGTGTGATAGAAGAAACCTTGAACTGATAAGTATATTACTAGGGCTCGATCAAGGATTAGAAAAAGCTCATAACACCAACGGTTTATCGCCTTTGCATCTGGCGGTCCTGAGAGGCCCGGTTGTTGTCCTAGAAGAGTTCCTGGAAAAGGCTCCATTGTCCTTCAGCTCTCTCACGCGATCGAAGGAGACTGTCTTTCATCTCGCTGCACGAAACAAAAACGTAGATGCCTTCATTTTCATGGCAGAGAGACTGAGCATTAACAACCAAAAACTTATGCGGCAAGTAGATGTTAATGGCAATACGGTCTTACATATCGCGGTTTCCATGTCTTGTGGTGCTCCG CTGCTACGATACATTGTTGGTAAGAAGATAATAGATATCAACTGTAAGAACAATATGGGTTTTACAGCTTTCGACCTTCTCCTTCAAGAAGCCGAAGACTTTGAGTTATTATCAACCTTGCTGAGGTTGGATACCAAGCTGGATTCTGATCAGAGCATTGAGGAACAAGGTGAGCACTCTAATCCATACAATAAAGGATCTCAAGAAGGCGTTAAATCTTTAGATATCCCTGGAAGCTTAAAAGAGAACGAGGTAATACGGTTGCTTAGGTTAATCGAAACGAACACATCAAAGATAGCACATATAAAACGAAACAAGAAAGGGGCGGTTGAAAGAGATCGTAGAAGCTTGGAACGTGAGATGCATATAGAAGCATTACAAAATGCAAGAAATACGATTGCTATAGTGGCAGTTCTGATTGCTTCAGTTTCTTATGCGGGTGGGATTAACCCTCCTGGCGGCGTCTACGATGATGGGCCATGGAGAGGGAAATCCATCGTAGGCAACACGACACCGTTTAAGGTTTTTGCAATATGCAACAATATCGCACTCTTCACCTCATTGTGCATTGTTATTCTTCTCGTTAGCATAATACCTTACAAGAGGAAACCCTTGAAGAGATTACTGGTAATCACCCACAGGATGATGTGGGTTTCTGTAGGGTTCATGGCAACTGCTTATGTTGCGGCGTCTTGGGTGACCATACCACTTTTGCGTGGAACAAGATGGTTATTTCCGGCCATTGTCTCCATTGCTGGTGGGTCTTTGATGGTTCTCTTTTCCTATCTCGGAGTAGAGACAATCAGTCATTGGTTTAAAAAGATGAACCGTGTGGGAGATATACCGGTTTATTTTATGCAAAAATGGCGTGTAAGAGATATACCTCCCATTTCAAGGAGGACCAGGGTCACCAGCCCAGATCATTCCAAAGCGTCTTCTTTTGCGAGGACCAACTCTGATTTAGCTGCCTCGGAAAATTCGGGCTATTTCACCTATTGA